One window of Arvicola amphibius chromosome 6, mArvAmp1.2, whole genome shotgun sequence genomic DNA carries:
- the Artn gene encoding artemin isoform X3, protein MELGLGDSTALSLCLRPRWQPALWPTLAVLVLLSSVTEASLDPMSLSPSASDGPSPVMAPPTGHLPGRGTHCSLVQRKSPATTATVSPAGTPAARSRAPISSRCAPRGTRRACRDPEQPRAGHGCARLPPALAAGAGERARPGPQLRRAGTFPLLQRVVPPSALPARPQPGQLTGRRGPAIAPWVPANQPALLPAHSL, encoded by the exons ATGGAACTAGGACTTGGAGACTCTACTGCATTGTCCCTCTGCCTCCGGCCTAGGTGGCAG CCAGCTTTGTGGCCAACCCTAGCTGTTCTTGTCCTACTGAGCAGCGTCACAGAGGCCTCCCTGGACCCCATGTCCCTCAGCCCCTCCGCTAGCGATGGTCCCTCGCCGGTCATGGCGCCCCCCACCGGCCACCTGCCTGGTAG GGGGACGCACTGCTCACTTGTGCAGCGAAAGAGCCCTGCCACCACCGCCACAGTCTCCCCAGCCGGCACCCCCGCCGCCAGGTCCCGCGCTCCAATCTCCTCCCGCTGCGCTCCGCGGGGTACGCGCCGCGCGTGCAGAGACCCGGAGCAGCCGCGCGCGGGCCACGGATGCGCGCGGCTGCCGCCTGCGCTCGCAGCTGGTGCCGGTGAGCGCGCTCGGCCTGGGCCACAGCTCCGACGAGCTGGTACGTTTCCGCTTCTGCAGCGGGTCGTGCCGCCGAGCGCGCTCCCCGCACGACCTCAGCCTGGCCAGCTTACTGGGCGCCGGGGCCCTGCGATCGCCCCCTGGGTCCCGGCCAATCAGCCAGCCTTGTTGCCGGCCCACTCGCTATGA
- the Artn gene encoding artemin isoform X1: MELGLGDSTALSLCLRPRWQSPLFSLQPALWPTLAVLVLLSSVTEASLDPMSLSPSASDGPSPVMAPPTGHLPGGRTAHLCSERALPPPPQSPQPAPPPPGPALQSPPAALRGVRAARAETRSSRARATDARGCRLRSQLVPVSALGLGHSSDELVRFRFCSGSCRRARSPHDLSLASLLGAGALRSPPGSRPISQPCCRPTRYEAVSFMDVNSTWRTVDHLSATACGCLG; the protein is encoded by the exons ATGGAACTAGGACTTGGAGACTCTACTGCATTGTCCCTCTGCCTCCGGCCTAGGTGGCAG tctcctcttttctctctgcagCCAGCTTTGTGGCCAACCCTAGCTGTTCTTGTCCTACTGAGCAGCGTCACAGAGGCCTCCCTGGACCCCATGTCCCTCAGCCCCTCCGCTAGCGATGGTCCCTCGCCGGTCATGGCGCCCCCCACCGGCCACCTGCCTG GGGGACGCACTGCTCACTTGTGCAGCGAAAGAGCCCTGCCACCACCGCCACAGTCTCCCCAGCCGGCACCCCCGCCGCCAGGTCCCGCGCTCCAATCTCCTCCCGCTGCGCTCCGCGGGGTACGCGCCGCGCGTGCAGAGACCCGGAGCAGCCGCGCGCGGGCCACGGATGCGCGCGGCTGCCGCCTGCGCTCGCAGCTGGTGCCGGTGAGCGCGCTCGGCCTGGGCCACAGCTCCGACGAGCTGGTACGTTTCCGCTTCTGCAGCGGGTCGTGCCGCCGAGCGCGCTCCCCGCACGACCTCAGCCTGGCCAGCTTACTGGGCGCCGGGGCCCTGCGATCGCCCCCTGGGTCCCGGCCAATCAGCCAGCCTTGTTGCCGGCCCACTCGCTATGAGGCTGTCTCCTTCATGGACGTGAACAGCACCTGGAGGACCGTGGACCACCTCTCCGCCACTGCTTGCGGCTGTCTGGGCTGA
- the Artn gene encoding artemin isoform X2 codes for MELGLGDSTALSLCLRPRWQPALWPTLAVLVLLSSVTEASLDPMSLSPSASDGPSPVMAPPTGHLPGGRTAHLCSERALPPPPQSPQPAPPPPGPALQSPPAALRGVRAARAETRSSRARATDARGCRLRSQLVPVSALGLGHSSDELVRFRFCSGSCRRARSPHDLSLASLLGAGALRSPPGSRPISQPCCRPTRYEAVSFMDVNSTWRTVDHLSATACGCLG; via the exons ATGGAACTAGGACTTGGAGACTCTACTGCATTGTCCCTCTGCCTCCGGCCTAGGTGGCAG CCAGCTTTGTGGCCAACCCTAGCTGTTCTTGTCCTACTGAGCAGCGTCACAGAGGCCTCCCTGGACCCCATGTCCCTCAGCCCCTCCGCTAGCGATGGTCCCTCGCCGGTCATGGCGCCCCCCACCGGCCACCTGCCTG GGGGACGCACTGCTCACTTGTGCAGCGAAAGAGCCCTGCCACCACCGCCACAGTCTCCCCAGCCGGCACCCCCGCCGCCAGGTCCCGCGCTCCAATCTCCTCCCGCTGCGCTCCGCGGGGTACGCGCCGCGCGTGCAGAGACCCGGAGCAGCCGCGCGCGGGCCACGGATGCGCGCGGCTGCCGCCTGCGCTCGCAGCTGGTGCCGGTGAGCGCGCTCGGCCTGGGCCACAGCTCCGACGAGCTGGTACGTTTCCGCTTCTGCAGCGGGTCGTGCCGCCGAGCGCGCTCCCCGCACGACCTCAGCCTGGCCAGCTTACTGGGCGCCGGGGCCCTGCGATCGCCCCCTGGGTCCCGGCCAATCAGCCAGCCTTGTTGCCGGCCCACTCGCTATGAGGCTGTCTCCTTCATGGACGTGAACAGCACCTGGAGGACCGTGGACCACCTCTCCGCCACTGCTTGCGGCTGTCTGGGCTGA